The genomic interval CTAAAAGCTGTTGATTTTTATAAATAGGGTGTTGTTTGATGGGTTTGTTTCTCCAACTTTTTGCGTGCCATTGCATAATATCCTCCTTTATTATCGTGCATAAAACCTAAAAAAAGATGAAATTTTACCATACTTTTTGTTATTTTGTATTTTTATATACATTTAGTGCTGCTGGAGCTTGGGTTGTGGGCATTATTTCAAGTGTATTAACATTGATGTGTTGGGGCAGTGAGGCAACCCACAATACACTTTGAGCAATATCTTCAGGCATAAGAGGTGTTGTGCCTTCATATACACTTTTTGCCTTACTTTCATCACCCTTAAAGCGCACTTGTGAAAATTCACTTCCACCACATAAGCCCGGTTCAATATCACTTATACGGATATTTTTATCATATAAATCAGCACGGAGATTGAGGCTAAATCTCTTCACAAAAGCTTTTGTAGCACCATACACATTGCCACCCGGATAGGAGTAGGTGCCTGCGATTGAGCCAATGTTGATAATATGCCCATAACCTTGAGCTACCATTTGGGGCAAAATAAGATGCGTAAGCTTTATGAGAGCTAAGATATTAACCTCTACCATTTGTTCCCAATCGGCAATATTTGCTTTATCCGCGCTGGTTAAACCAAGTGCTAAACCTGCATTATTGATAAGCACATCAATGTTTTGAAATTCTTGAGGAAGCAATTTGAGTGCAGATTCTATTTTTTGTGTATCTCGCACATCGCATATAATTTTTTCACATAATGCACCAAGCTCATTTTGTAGCGTATTTATTCGTTCTTCTCTTCGTGCAAGAATAATTACTTTGTGCCCATTGCGGACAAAAAGCCGAGCGATTGCTTTACCAAAACCCGATGATGCTCCAGTGATGAGTGCTGTCATAAAATCTCCTTTTTTTGAGGTTTATTGATGCGTTCAAACATACGCTTGTGACTTATGAATTCAATCTTACCTTCTCTTGTGAGTTCATTAATAAGTCGTTTAAAAAGTTTTTTGCTCATTTGTAGAGTATTAAAGACTTTTTGGGGCGAGGCAGAAAAATCAAGTGCTAAGGGCATTTGATTAAGTAAAAATTGCTTTTGTTCTTGTGAGTGTGGAGGATTAAGTGTGAGGTCAAGTTTGCCATCAGAGCGTTGGTGTGAATGTGATGAGGTATTTTTGATGTAAGCATCAATGTGTGTGCCTATATTTAATGTAATCCCTTGTGGTAATTCATTATGATAAAGTAAGCCATAATAAGCATTTTCTATCACACAACCAAAACCTAAAGGTGTTTGCTCAAAGACAAATGCTTTTATTTTTTTGTGTAATAGTAGCATTGGTGCGGGTTTGAGATAAGATTTGATATTAGTTTTAGCAATAAGGCGTGATTGTTTATCAAGTGTAATAACTACAACTACTTTTTGGTGCAATTTAAAGCGTGTAGGGTTTTGAGTTGGCATAAAAATATGCTTATCAACGCCTATGTCTAAAAAGCAGCCAAAAGAGGCATAATCTATTACTTCAAGCTCTACTATATCGCCATATTGTGCTTTTGGAGTTTGTGTAGTCGCAACAAGCCGATCCTCTGAATCTGTAAGCACAAATACTTCTAATTCATCATTGATTGCACTTTGTGGGGGAAGGAATTTATTAGGTAAAAGCACTTCTGTAAAAATCTGTGCGGAATAAGTAGATTCTCTATGTTGTATAGAATCTTGTGGCAGTGTGCCAAGATATGCACCATACTTGCTTAGGCGCATAATGCGTAACTTTTGTATTTTGCCTATTTGTATAGCTTTTGCAACACAATGTTTGTTTGTTGTTTTGGTATGTGCAAGAGTTTTTTTAACCCCTGCATTTTTAGATTCACTTGATAGTCTTAAGAATGGTTTTGAATGTCTCAATTTCTTGTCCTTGAGATTGAATAATACGTTTAGCGATATTCTTGATATTTTCATTTTGCGTGTATTGTAATATTTGTTTTGAAGCGTCAATCGCGCCTTGATGGTGAGGAATCATACCTTCAAGGAAATCGCGGTCAATTTGGTGAGTAAGCTTAGTTGCGTTCATATTCTTCATCATAGTATCCATATCTGCTTTAGCTTGGTTATTAAAGAGTGTTACTTCTTTAGGGCTATAAAGATTCTTTTGTTCTTGAAGCTGTGGGAGAAGATTTTGAAACTCCTTAATTTCAGCTTTTTGTTCTTTAATAATTGCTTGAGCTTGAGATCTTACTTTTTGATTGTTAGAATATTTTAAAAGTATTTCTGAAGCGTCAATCGCGCCTTGATGGTGAGGAATCATATTTGAAAGGTAGTTTAAATCTATATTATCACTTTCTGCAAATGTTGTATCCATCATAGGTTTATGCATTGAATTCATCATTGTCTCTGAAATAGTGGGAGATTTTTTCTTATGTTGGTGCATATGAGATGAATGCACAGCTTCTTCTGCCATTGCAGTATCAGCATTTATCAAGCCTATAATAGCTACTAGATTTAATAAAACTTTTGATAACATTATATTTTTCATAAATATACTCCTTTAGTGTTTTATATAAAAACAACTATAACAAAGAAATTTGTTATTTGTGTAAATATAAGAGATGATTTATGTTTAAGAAAGTAGAAGCTTACTTAAAGGATCCCATTGTAATAGAGTGTGCAAAACTCTTGAGCAATTCGTGGGCTACACGAACCTTTGATAGCACTAAATTGTAATGCTTTTTGTTTGATATTTTCATCAAGTGGCACGTTAAGAAGTATTTTGAGAATCTGCATAAATTCAGTGCGACTAAGGGTATAAAATCCTAGCACGAGCCCGAACCTATCACTTAAAGAAAGAATCTCATCTTGAGCATCATTGAGA from Helicobacter hepaticus ATCC 51449 carries:
- a CDS encoding SDR family NAD(P)-dependent oxidoreductase, translating into MTALITGASSGFGKAIARLFVRNGHKVIILARREERINTLQNELGALCEKIICDVRDTQKIESALKLLPQEFQNIDVLINNAGLALGLTSADKANIADWEQMVEVNILALIKLTHLILPQMVAQGYGHIINIGSIAGTYSYPGGNVYGATKAFVKRFSLNLRADLYDKNIRISDIEPGLCGGSEFSQVRFKGDESKAKSVYEGTTPLMPEDIAQSVLWVASLPQHINVNTLEIMPTTQAPAALNVYKNTK
- a CDS encoding S1-like domain-containing RNA-binding protein — its product is MRHSKPFLRLSSESKNAGVKKTLAHTKTTNKHCVAKAIQIGKIQKLRIMRLSKYGAYLGTLPQDSIQHRESTYSAQIFTEVLLPNKFLPPQSAINDELEVFVLTDSEDRLVATTQTPKAQYGDIVELEVIDYASFGCFLDIGVDKHIFMPTQNPTRFKLHQKVVVVITLDKQSRLIAKTNIKSYLKPAPMLLLHKKIKAFVFEQTPLGFGCVIENAYYGLLYHNELPQGITLNIGTHIDAYIKNTSSHSHQRSDGKLDLTLNPPHSQEQKQFLLNQMPLALDFSASPQKVFNTLQMSKKLFKRLINELTREGKIEFISHKRMFERINKPQKKEIL
- a CDS encoding DUF305 domain-containing protein — protein: MKNIMLSKVLLNLVAIIGLINADTAMAEEAVHSSHMHQHKKKSPTISETMMNSMHKPMMDTTFAESDNIDLNYLSNMIPHHQGAIDASEILLKYSNNQKVRSQAQAIIKEQKAEIKEFQNLLPQLQEQKNLYSPKEVTLFNNQAKADMDTMMKNMNATKLTHQIDRDFLEGMIPHHQGAIDASKQILQYTQNENIKNIAKRIIQSQGQEIETFKTILKTIK